A DNA window from Castanea sativa cultivar Marrone di Chiusa Pesio chromosome 7, ASM4071231v1 contains the following coding sequences:
- the LOC142643404 gene encoding protein EXORDIUM-like 7, giving the protein MQKHHHYHFFLISCFCFSTLALSWNQNMQFNQGKNYEGSSDLVDLQYHMGPVLASPINLYIIWYGHWNPTQQAIIRDFLYSLSSSSSYPSVSDWWRTVRLYTDQTGSNITGNIALSGEFYDTKYSHGGYLSRLAIQSVIKTAVTSYPRPLPLNPHNGLYLVLSSSDVQVQDFCRAVCGFHYFTFPNIVGVTVPYAWVGNSGTQCPGICAYPFAWPNNSGMPPPSSNGGNNIMHAPNGDVGTDGMISVIAHELAEASSNPLVNAWYAGDDPTAPTEIADLCVGVYGSGGGGGYVGKVFTDSWGNGYNVNGVKGRRFLVQWVWNPLKRRCFGPNAVD; this is encoded by the coding sequence ATGCAAAAGCATCACCACTACCATTTCTTCTTGATTTCTTGCTTTTGCTTTTCTACACTAGCTCTTTCATGGAAccaaaacatgcaattcaatcaAGGAAAGAACTATGAAGGCTCCTCAGATCTAGTGGACCTTCAGTACCACATGGGTCCTGTCCTTGCATCTCCTATAAATCTTTATATAATCTGGTATGGCCATTGGAACCCAACCCAACAAGCCATTATAAGAGATTTCCTCTATTCCctctcttcatcttcttcttacccttctGTCTCTGATTGGTGGAGGACTGTCAGGCTGTACACTGACCAAACAGGATCAAATATCACAGGGAATATAGCCCTCTCAGGTGAGTTCTATGACACTAAATACTCCCATGGTGGCTATCTCAGTCGTCTAGCAATCCAATCTGTCATCAAAACTGCTGTCACTTCATATCCAAGACCTCTACCTCTCAATCCTCACAATGGCCTCTACTTAGTGCTGTCTTCTTCAGATGTTCAAGTCCAAGACTTTTGTAGAGCAGTCTGTGGCTTTCACTACTTCACTTTCCCAAACATTGTTGGTGTCACTGTACCTTATGCTTGGGTTGGTAATAGTGGAACTCAGTGTCCAGGCATCTGTGCCTATCCATTTGCATGGCCTAATAATTCAGGTATGCCACCACCAAGCTCAAATGGAGGCAACAATATAATGCATGCACCTAATGGGGATGTGGGTACTGATGGAATGATCAGTGTGATTGCTCATGAGCTAGCTGAAGCGTCAAGTAACCCACTTGTGAATGCATGGTATGCTGGTGATGATCCAACTGCACCAACTGAGATAGCAGATCTGTGTGTTGGTGTTTATGGGAGTGGTGGGGGTGGTGGATATGTGGGGAAGGTGTTTACAGACTCATGGGGAAATGGGTATAATGTGAATGGAGTGAAAGGAAGAAGGTTTCTTGTGCAATGGGTATGGAACCCTTTGAAAAGGAGATGCTTTGGGCCTAATGCTGTGGATTAA
- the LOC142643403 gene encoding uncharacterized protein At4g19900 produces MQRTRRRGRNGAQLCAVISAFLLLFLSVSLLYSRLSHSHSPNRHYHYQNDVDSNPLLEDNNDVVYSDDDNNNNNVDDKIDILDEDQHQQRQAVLEETEEEEEEEEEGEEEEQQQQDGESFTSRKLPRVSGYYFDHVTGAIRKSFKKKKTTITTSWDEDDLVVDGEDRFLGFMTGSSTVVDEDDRSKSAFASDDVPLDETVRRKAANVAVEEALLLKTTGRFKASPLREVWGDWFDKKSDFLRRDKMFKSNFETLNPLNNPMLQDPDGVGVTTFTRGDRLVQKWWLNEFKRVPFLIKRPLSVSETGKRSKPGFNANANGRDLRNVDNGLNSKRIVDTKDGVVSGIVGNVDNGLNRNDGVLSLSDEGDRLLNVELGKNVGNVLNNRGIVDKNDGVSGLSDKSRGKRAEDRSLVEDVGNGLNRNRVADSNDMLNAELGRNGGGLVNVDKVDIVGGKTEFSGHIYANGKRWGYYPGVHPHLSFSDFMDAFFRKGKCDVRVFMVWNSPPWMYSVRHQRGLESLLSQHRDACVVVFSETIELDFFKDSFVKDGYKVAVAMPNLDELLEDTPTHVFASVWFEWKKTKFYPTHYSELVRLAALYKYGGIYLDSDIIVLRQLSLLNNSVGMEDHLAGSSLNGAVMAFRKQSPFIMECLKEFYMTYDDTQLRWNGADLLTRVSRKFWSQEKLSIKQLELNVQDSFIFFPISSQNISRYFTAPATETEKARQDDLFRKMLDKSLTFHFWNSLTSALIPEPESLVNRLIDHTCIRCFDVL; encoded by the exons atgcaACGGACACGTAGGCGTGGGCGTAACGGCGCACAGTTGTGCGCCGTGATCTCAGCGTTTCTCCTCCTCTTCCTCTCCGTTTCTCTCCTCTACTCTcgtctctctcactctcactctcccaACCGTCACTACCATTACCAAAACGACGTCGACTCCAACCCCCTCCTCGAAGACAACAACGACGTCGTTTACTCTGAcgacgacaacaacaacaacaacgtcGACGACAAAATCGACATCCTCGACGAAGACCAGCATCAACAACGACAAGCCGTTTTAGAAGAaaccgaagaagaagaagaagaagaagaagaaggcgaGGAAGAAGAACAGCAGCAACAAGACGGCGAGTCGTTTACGTCGAGGAAATTGCCTAGGGTTTCCGGGTACTACTTCGACCATGTCACCGGAGCTATCAGGAAGTCgttcaagaagaagaagaccacgATTACGACGAGTTGGGACGAAGACGATTTGGTCGTCGATGGCGAAGATCGATTTCTAGGGTTTATGACGGGGAGTTCGACTGTCGTTGACGAGGATGATCGGAGTAAATCCGCGTTTGCCTCCGACGACGTGCCGTTGGACGAGACTGTACGGAGAAAAGCTGCAAATGTCGCGGTCGAAGAGGCGTTGCTGTTGAAAACGACGGGTCGTTTTAAGGCCTCGCCGTTGAGGGAAGTCTGGGGGGATTGGTTTGACAAGAAGAGCGATTTTTTGCGGCGGGATAAGATGTTCAAGTCCAATTTTGAGACGTTGAACCCTTTGAACAATCCAATGCTTCAAGACCCAGATGGGGTTGGGGTCACCACTTTCACTAGAGGTGATAGGTTGGTCCAGAAATGGTGGCTCAATGAGTTCAAGAGGGTGCCCTTTTTGATCAAGAGGCCGTTGAGTGTTTCGGAGACTGGTAAGAGGTCGAAACCCGGTTTTAATGCTAATGCTAATGGTAGAGATTTGAGAAATGTAGATAATGGATTGAATAGTAAGAGAATTGTCGATACAAAAGATGGGGTTGTTTCGGGTATAGTTGGAAATGTAGATAATGGGTTGAATAGAAATGATGGGGTTTTGAGTTTGTCTGATGAGGGTGATAGGTTGTTGAATGTTGAATTGGGTAAAAATGTAGGTAATGTGTTGAATAATAGGGGAATTGTTGATAAGAATGATGGGGTTTCGGGTTTATCTGATAAGAGTAGGGGTAAGAGAGCTGAGGATAGGAGTTTAGTTGAAGATGTAGGTAATGGGTTGAATAGAAATAGAGTTGCTGATTCTAATGATATGCTGAATGCTGAATTGGGTCGAAATGGTGGTGGGTTGGTTAATGTTGATAAAGTTGATATTGTTGGGGGCAAGACTGAGTTTTCGGGTCATATATATGCCAATGGAAAAAGATGGGGGTATTATCCCGGGGTGCATCCACATCTGtctttttcagattttatggaTGCATTTTTTAGGAAGGGGAAGTGTGATGTGAGGGTCTTTATGGTGTGGAATTCGCCACCTTGGATGTATAGTGTGCGACACCAGCGGGGGCTTGAGAGTTTGCTCTCACAGCATCGAGATGCCTGTGTTGTGGTGTTCTCAGAAACGATTGAGCTTGATTTTTTCAAAGATAGCTTTGTGAAGGATGG ttacAAAGTTGCTGTTGCAATGCCAAATCTTGATGAATTGCTGGAGGATACACCAACCCATGTATTCGCTTCTGTATGGTTTGAATGGAAAAAGACAAAGTTTTATCCTACTCACTATAGTGAGCTTGTCCGTCTTGCTGCTCTCTATAA ATATGGTGGAATATATCTTGATTCTGATATTATAGTTTTGAGACAACTATCTTTGCTTAATAATTCCGTTGGTATGGAGGATCATCTTGCTGGAAGTTCTCTGAACGGTGCGGTGATGGCATTTAGGAAGCAAAG TCCCTTCATAATGGAGTGCCTGAAAGAGTTCTATATGACTTATGATGACACTCAATTGAGATGGAATGGGGCTGATCTTTTGACAAGAGTTTCCAGAAAGTTTTGGAGTCAAGAGAAACTATCCATTAAACAGCTGGAACTGAATGTGCAagattctttcattttcttcccTATTAGTTCTCAAAATATTTCAAG ATATTTTACTGCACCGGCAACTGAGACTGAGAAAGCTCGACAAGATGATTTGTTCAGAAAGATGCTGGATAAGTCGTTGACTTTTCATTTTTGGAACAGCTTGACATCTGCTCTCATTCCAGAGCCAGAGAGCCTTGTAAATAGGCTTATTGATCACACCTGTATCCGATGTTTTGACGTGTTGTGA